The following are encoded together in the Triticum dicoccoides isolate Atlit2015 ecotype Zavitan chromosome 6B, WEW_v2.0, whole genome shotgun sequence genome:
- the LOC119321872 gene encoding uncharacterized protein LOC119321872 — protein MEYKPPQYCRCDMKAPRWISWSPKNPGRRYYNCGKALGVDCRYFMSMLLGDLRDVVYRLKDQLRNENDLLNASLSKNKMLDAYVCDLEVKHHGEVVVLKKKIQKLRFCLVVAVLFCHFLLLEMIYIIKK, from the exons ATGGAGTACAAGCCGCCGCAGTATTGCCGCTGTGACATGAAAGCCCCGAGATGGATCTCATGGAGCCCGAAGAACCCAGGGAGGAGGTACTACAACTGCGGCAAAGCACTG GGAGTCGACTGCAGATATTTTATGAGCATGTTGCTTGGTGATTTGCGCGATGTTGTGTATCGACTGAAGGATCAATTGAGGAATGAAAATGACTTGCTCAACGCCAGCTTGTCGAAGAACAAGATGTTGGATGCGTATGTGTGTGATTTGGAAGTCAAGCATCATGGAGAAGTTGTTGTCCTGAAGAAGAAGATTCAGAAACTGCGGTTCTGCCTTGTGGTTGCTGTTCTGTTTTGCCATTTCCTTCTTTTGGAAATGATTTACATCATAAAAAAATAG